The following coding sequences lie in one Arachis hypogaea cultivar Tifrunner chromosome 9, arahy.Tifrunner.gnm2.J5K5, whole genome shotgun sequence genomic window:
- the LOC112713109 gene encoding uncharacterized protein: MIMGDSSSSSSSPASYIHMVQHLIEKCLIFDMTKEECMEALSKHANINPVITSTVWNELEKENKEFFEGYLKLKSKEEKIMSQEETTRIIQNMISDSSHDSLNNNNNEEDQQ; this comes from the exons ATGATCATGGGtgattcctcctcctcctcttcttctcctgCTTCATACATTCACATG gtGCAGCACCTGATCGAGAAGTGCTTGATCTTTGACATGACAAAGGAAGAATGCATGGAAGCTCTCTCTAAACATGCTAACATAAATCCAGTTATAACATCCACTG TGTGGAATGAGCTAGAGAAGGAAAACAAGGAATTCTTTGAGGGATATTTGAAGTTGAAGAGTAAAGAGGAGAAGATCATGTCGCAAGAAGAGACAACAAGGATCATACAGAACATGATATCAGACTCTTCTCATGAttcacttaataataataataatgaagaagatcaacaatga